The proteins below come from a single Pandoraea apista genomic window:
- a CDS encoding cold-shock protein — METGIVKWFNDAKGFGFITPDAGGEDLFAHFSEVKVDGFKSLQENQRVSFEVKTGPKGKQAANIKPI; from the coding sequence ATGGAAACCGGTATTGTTAAGTGGTTCAACGACGCAAAGGGCTTCGGCTTCATCACCCCGGACGCCGGCGGTGAAGACCTGTTCGCTCACTTCTCGGAAGTGAAGGTTGACGGCTTCAAGTCGCTGCAAGAGAACCAACGCGTGTCGTTCGAAGTGAAGACTGGCCCGAAGGGCAAGCAAGCTGCGAACATCAAGCCGATCTAA
- a CDS encoding LysE family translocator yields the protein MQELLAVMTITVLAVISPGADFAMVTRASWRHGRRAGLWSAAGIAAGVQVHVIYTLVGVGLLITQLPWLFTAIKWIGAAYLMYIGWRTLRDRSLVVDVTREGMEDGAVSASQKSGLPERAAWRAAASAFRTGFFTNALNPKTTLFVVSTFTQIVHPGTGWALGLAYGAFMSFAHWVWFSLVALGFSAGWMRAAMVRRQHIVRRTIGGALMTLGGLLAVANR from the coding sequence ATGCAAGAGCTACTGGCGGTAATGACGATCACGGTATTGGCGGTTATCAGCCCGGGGGCTGATTTCGCGATGGTGACGAGAGCGAGTTGGCGGCACGGTCGGCGGGCGGGGTTATGGTCGGCGGCGGGGATAGCGGCGGGGGTGCAGGTACATGTCATTTACACGCTGGTGGGCGTGGGGTTATTGATCACGCAGTTGCCGTGGCTCTTTACGGCGATCAAGTGGATTGGCGCGGCGTATTTGATGTATATCGGCTGGCGGACGTTGAGAGACCGTTCGTTGGTGGTTGATGTGACGCGGGAGGGGATGGAGGACGGGGCCGTGTCGGCGTCGCAGAAATCGGGGTTGCCTGAGCGTGCTGCCTGGCGGGCGGCGGCAAGTGCCTTTCGCACGGGTTTTTTCACCAACGCATTGAATCCGAAGACAACGTTATTCGTGGTGAGCACGTTCACGCAGATTGTTCATCCGGGAACCGGGTGGGCGCTTGGGCTGGCATATGGCGCGTTCATGTCGTTTGCGCATTGGGTGTGGTTCAGCCTGGTTGCGCTGGGATTCTCGGCAGGTTGGATGCGCGCGGCGATGGTGCGGCGTCAGCACATCGTTCGGCGCACCATCGGTGGGGCGCTCATGACACTTGGCGGTTTATTGGCGGTGGCGAATCGATAA
- a CDS encoding peptidoglycan DD-metalloendopeptidase family protein — MRPSRPQSEVKISGRPRWFARCHTHFLSLAVCATLAACAGSPTYGPVPAGSYRVQSGDTLYGIARSNNASTADLVRWNGLTDPDKIEVGQVLRVVPPAGTSRAPAAAAASSGSASSGAARPRAQAKPAPKAAPAPAAPRTATNKIPMVWPADGPVLANFNGSSNKGVDIGGKAGDPVYAAAAGKVVYAGNGLRGYGNLVMVQHENGYLTAYAHNRAVLVKEGASVSKGQKIAEMGDTDSQGTVKLHFEVRQKGTPFNPRDFLPSR, encoded by the coding sequence ATGCGCCCCTCGAGGCCGCAATCTGAAGTAAAAATATCCGGCCGACCGCGTTGGTTCGCCCGTTGCCATACGCATTTCCTGAGTCTGGCCGTTTGCGCAACGCTTGCCGCTTGTGCCGGGTCGCCGACCTACGGTCCGGTGCCGGCCGGCAGCTATCGTGTGCAATCCGGCGATACGCTTTACGGCATTGCGCGCAGCAATAATGCCAGCACGGCCGATCTGGTTCGGTGGAACGGTTTGACCGATCCCGACAAGATCGAGGTCGGCCAGGTGTTGCGTGTCGTGCCGCCCGCCGGCACGTCCAGGGCCCCTGCCGCAGCCGCAGCCTCATCGGGGAGTGCGTCGTCGGGCGCTGCACGGCCGCGAGCACAGGCCAAACCGGCTCCCAAGGCCGCGCCGGCACCGGCAGCCCCGCGCACTGCGACAAACAAGATCCCAATGGTCTGGCCCGCTGACGGCCCCGTGCTGGCGAATTTCAACGGCAGCAGTAACAAGGGGGTCGATATCGGCGGCAAGGCCGGCGATCCGGTCTATGCTGCCGCCGCAGGCAAGGTTGTCTACGCGGGGAACGGTCTGCGCGGTTACGGCAACCTGGTGATGGTGCAGCACGAAAACGGCTATCTCACCGCCTATGCCCACAATCGCGCCGTTCTCGTGAAGGAAGGGGCATCGGTCAGCAAGGGCCAGAAGATCGCCGAAATGGGCGACACCGACTCGCAAGGGACCGTGAAGCTGCATTTCGAAGTGCGTCAAAAAGGCACGCCTTTCAACCCGCGCGACTTCCTGCCATCGCGCTGA
- a CDS encoding PAS domain-containing protein produces the protein MVDDTGKLSLDALISTCYDGVLDEARWDQALRDFNRWAGGTGFHSVTWDRARHCATRDSYSLETPPDLIREFVEKLAPTDPRVSLMLSQPVGHAMRCHHHLSERYVARSELFNDFLIPNGVRYTYGLHLDGADGTSELLAILRGPDRPPFEASDTAPDLDIITRHIARAARLRAGTRHLQAQAAMGLSVLDQLEMAIVVTDETCHVHYLNIAAHQQLGATRNVSICGGKFTALLPSDDQAVRRLIANATAPMPIAGTHRLQDEKRHWVITALPLRESHACAAPWQRPMVMLTIGELDRRVTLGPYTLKVLFGLSPAEARLAQALAEGRELAQYAQDADVAINTVRTQLRHIFDKTGCRRQADLTRLLHAIPALKIHAPG, from the coding sequence ATGGTGGACGACACGGGGAAGTTGTCTCTCGACGCGCTGATCAGCACCTGCTATGACGGGGTGCTGGACGAGGCGCGTTGGGATCAGGCGTTGCGCGATTTCAATCGGTGGGCCGGCGGTACGGGGTTTCATTCGGTGACATGGGATCGCGCGCGCCACTGCGCCACACGCGACTCTTATTCGCTGGAAACGCCGCCCGATCTCATTCGCGAGTTCGTTGAAAAGCTCGCTCCCACCGATCCGCGCGTGTCACTGATGCTGAGCCAGCCGGTCGGGCATGCCATGCGATGCCACCATCATCTGAGCGAGCGCTATGTAGCGCGCAGCGAGTTGTTCAACGATTTTCTGATTCCCAACGGCGTACGTTACACGTACGGCCTGCATCTCGATGGGGCCGACGGCACCAGTGAGTTGCTGGCGATTCTGCGGGGTCCCGACCGACCGCCCTTCGAAGCGTCGGATACCGCTCCCGACCTGGACATCATCACCCGGCATATCGCCCGGGCGGCGCGTTTGCGCGCCGGCACCCGGCATCTGCAAGCGCAAGCGGCCATGGGCCTGTCGGTGCTCGATCAATTAGAGATGGCCATCGTCGTCACCGACGAGACATGTCATGTGCACTACCTGAATATCGCGGCCCATCAGCAATTGGGGGCGACGCGCAACGTCAGCATTTGCGGCGGGAAGTTTACCGCGCTGCTTCCGAGCGACGATCAGGCAGTGCGCCGTCTGATCGCTAACGCGACGGCGCCCATGCCGATTGCCGGCACCCATCGCCTGCAGGACGAGAAGCGACATTGGGTGATCACGGCGCTGCCACTACGGGAATCGCATGCGTGCGCCGCCCCCTGGCAGCGTCCGATGGTCATGCTCACCATTGGCGAACTGGACCGGCGGGTAACGCTCGGGCCTTACACGCTCAAGGTGCTGTTCGGCCTGTCGCCTGCGGAGGCGCGTCTCGCTCAGGCGCTGGCCGAAGGCCGCGAACTGGCGCAATACGCACAAGACGCCGACGTGGCTATTAACACGGTGCGCACTCAGTTGCGTCACATCTTCGACAAGACGGGATGCCGGCGTCAGGCCGACCTGACACGGTTATTGCACGCTATTCCGGCCCTGAAGATTCATGCACCGGGCTGA
- a CDS encoding glucan biosynthesis protein G — protein sequence MISHRAVRLALASVLSLCALVSGAAHAFSFDDVAKQARTLANSRYKPKDPNLPKDLQNLSYDRYRNIRFKPDRALWRAQKLPFELMFFHEGSYYDRPVKINELSGNTVRELRYSPDMFDFGALKVDQKQLRGLGFAGFRVHFPVNTPKYKDEVMVFLGASYFRALGKNQTYGLSARGLALDTALNSGEEFPRFTEFWIQRPAPGAKELTIYALLDSPRATGAYRFTLRPGVDTTVDVKAELFLRENVTKLGIAPLTSMFFFGENQPAAVADYRPEVHDSDGLSIQSGTGEWIWRPLVNPKRLLVSSFALSNPAGFGLVQRDRDFSNYQDLEDHYELRPSAWVEPKGKWGQGRVELVQIPTPDETNDNIVAYWVPDAPPKPKQPYSLEYRLSWQKDNDKRPPMAWVSQSRRGHGYRGKPDDSLLFALDFEGPALKKLPDDAKVEGNVSIDGNGKILEVQTQRNDVTGGYRVMLRMRRLDSEKPVEMRAYLRNGSNTLSETWSYLLPPE from the coding sequence ATGATTTCCCACCGTGCCGTGCGCCTGGCGCTTGCCAGTGTGCTGAGTCTTTGCGCACTCGTCTCCGGTGCGGCGCATGCTTTCTCGTTCGACGATGTCGCCAAGCAGGCGCGCACCCTTGCGAACAGCCGCTACAAGCCGAAAGACCCGAATCTGCCCAAAGACCTGCAGAACCTCAGCTACGACCGCTATCGCAACATTCGCTTCAAGCCCGACAGGGCGTTGTGGCGTGCGCAGAAGCTGCCGTTCGAGCTGATGTTCTTCCACGAGGGCTCGTACTACGACCGTCCCGTCAAGATCAACGAACTTTCGGGCAACACCGTGCGCGAACTGCGCTACAGCCCCGATATGTTCGATTTCGGCGCGCTCAAAGTCGACCAGAAGCAACTGCGCGGCCTGGGCTTCGCTGGCTTCCGCGTCCACTTCCCGGTCAACACTCCGAAGTACAAAGACGAAGTGATGGTCTTCCTCGGCGCGAGCTACTTCCGTGCGCTGGGCAAGAACCAGACATACGGCCTGTCCGCGCGGGGGCTGGCGCTCGACACCGCGCTTAATTCCGGCGAGGAATTTCCGCGCTTCACCGAGTTCTGGATTCAGCGTCCGGCGCCCGGCGCCAAAGAGCTGACCATCTACGCGTTGCTCGATTCGCCGCGCGCGACCGGTGCTTACCGATTTACCTTGCGTCCCGGAGTGGATACCACGGTCGACGTGAAGGCCGAACTGTTCCTGCGCGAGAACGTCACCAAGCTAGGCATTGCGCCGCTCACGAGCATGTTCTTCTTCGGTGAAAACCAGCCGGCAGCGGTGGCCGACTATCGCCCTGAAGTGCACGACTCCGACGGCCTGTCGATCCAGTCCGGCACAGGCGAATGGATCTGGCGTCCGCTCGTCAATCCGAAGCGCTTGCTCGTGTCGTCGTTCGCGTTGTCGAATCCGGCCGGATTCGGACTCGTGCAGCGCGATCGCGACTTCAGCAACTATCAGGATCTGGAAGATCACTACGAACTGCGTCCGAGCGCCTGGGTCGAGCCCAAGGGCAAATGGGGGCAGGGGCGAGTGGAGTTGGTGCAAATCCCGACACCCGACGAGACCAACGATAATATCGTTGCGTATTGGGTGCCGGATGCGCCGCCTAAGCCCAAACAACCGTATTCGCTCGAATACCGGCTGTCGTGGCAAAAAGATAACGACAAGCGCCCGCCAATGGCGTGGGTGTCGCAAAGCCGGCGTGGACATGGCTACCGGGGAAAACCAGACGACAGTCTGTTGTTTGCGCTCGATTTCGAGGGCCCGGCGCTCAAGAAACTGCCGGACGACGCCAAGGTCGAAGGGAACGTGTCCATTGACGGCAATGGCAAGATCCTGGAAGTGCAGACGCAGCGCAATGACGTCACGGGAGGCTATCGCGTCATGCTCCGCATGCGCCGCCTCGATTCCGAGAAACCCGTCGAAATGCGCGCTTACCTGCGCAACGGCAGTAACACCCTATCCGAAACGTGGAGCTACCTGTTACCCCCCGAGTGA
- the mdoH gene encoding glucans biosynthesis glucosyltransferase MdoH — MAADASDTAKPHALADAGDAPGQEDASSASAAPFTATAAVWHPHDVAEIESDSDAVLASQPVRLSMTEGGSLAAAAGLKEVRGVQTLRIAPPVRRTSLIPRAWSLNPLARLWRKLIGRKDPDPLVRDAPDPKGKWSQAGRRRRWMLLTLMIAQTALATHFMASVLPYHGADPLEFSVLVLFVLLFGWVSAGFWTAIFGFFVLLFGGERHMISKMAAGDAPIEPDARTAIVMPICNEDVGRVFAGLRATYESLAKTDSLERFDFFILSDSNEADNCTAEVDAWQALCREVGGFGRIFYRRRQRRVKRKSGNLDDFCRRWGSDYRYMIVLDADSVMSGECLTKLVRMMEAHPSAGLIQTAPLAAGRETFYARLQQFAGRVYGPLFTAGLHYWQLGESHYWGHNAIIRLKPFMEHCALAPLPGKGAMSGAILSHDFVEAALMRRAGWGVWIAYDLPGSYEEMPPNLLDELKRDRRWCQGNLMNFRLFLAEGMHPVHRAVFVTGAMAYVSAPLWFIFLILSTCLLAKHTLVVPEYFTAPRQLFPVWPEWHPERALALFSATATLLFLPKILAVLLIWVKGAKRFGGALAVTVSMFIEMVFSAVLAPVRMLFHTQFVLAALTGIAIQWKSPPREDAETHWGEAIRRHGLQTLIGLGWGGVVYWLNPDFIWWLMPIVGSMMISIPVSVFSSRVSLGRSLKRARLFLIPEESWPPKELRMTEKYTEEAARRIDFVDAVIDPMANALIAASVAPTRDDAKRDAVRAGRVEAALLRGPAKLTNTQKWELLNDPRALAALHLLVWTDPRAHRDWRAARANGLSQGFLASA; from the coding sequence ATTGCAGCCGACGCATCCGATACCGCCAAGCCGCATGCATTGGCCGATGCCGGTGACGCGCCAGGCCAGGAGGACGCTTCTTCCGCTTCTGCTGCGCCTTTTACCGCAACGGCGGCTGTGTGGCATCCGCACGATGTCGCCGAGATCGAATCCGACAGTGACGCCGTGCTCGCCTCGCAACCGGTTCGCCTCTCCATGACCGAGGGCGGATCGTTGGCGGCGGCTGCCGGACTGAAGGAGGTGCGCGGCGTGCAGACATTGCGCATTGCGCCGCCGGTACGCCGCACGTCGCTCATTCCGCGCGCCTGGTCCCTCAATCCGCTCGCGCGCTTGTGGCGCAAACTGATCGGCCGCAAGGACCCCGATCCGCTCGTGCGCGATGCGCCCGACCCCAAGGGCAAGTGGTCGCAGGCCGGCCGCCGGCGTCGCTGGATGCTGCTCACGCTGATGATCGCGCAGACAGCATTGGCCACGCACTTCATGGCTTCCGTGCTGCCGTATCACGGCGCCGATCCGCTCGAGTTCTCCGTGCTGGTCCTGTTCGTGCTGCTCTTCGGCTGGGTTTCCGCCGGATTCTGGACGGCCATCTTCGGCTTCTTCGTTTTGCTGTTCGGTGGCGAGCGCCACATGATCTCGAAGATGGCGGCGGGCGATGCGCCCATCGAACCCGATGCGCGTACCGCCATCGTCATGCCGATCTGTAACGAAGACGTCGGTCGCGTGTTCGCCGGATTGCGCGCGACCTACGAGTCGCTGGCGAAGACCGATTCGCTCGAACGTTTCGACTTCTTCATCCTGTCGGATTCGAACGAGGCCGATAACTGCACTGCCGAAGTCGATGCATGGCAGGCGCTGTGCCGCGAGGTCGGCGGCTTCGGCCGCATCTTCTATCGTCGCCGTCAGCGTCGCGTGAAGCGCAAGAGCGGCAACCTCGACGACTTCTGCCGCCGCTGGGGCAGCGACTACCGCTACATGATCGTGCTCGACGCGGATAGCGTGATGAGCGGCGAGTGTCTGACGAAACTCGTGCGCATGATGGAGGCGCACCCGAGTGCGGGTCTGATCCAGACCGCACCGCTCGCGGCCGGACGCGAAACCTTCTATGCCCGTCTGCAACAATTCGCCGGACGAGTGTACGGTCCGCTGTTCACCGCAGGTCTGCACTACTGGCAGTTGGGCGAGTCGCATTACTGGGGCCACAACGCGATCATTCGCCTGAAGCCCTTCATGGAGCATTGCGCGCTTGCCCCGTTGCCGGGCAAGGGGGCGATGTCCGGCGCGATTCTCTCGCATGACTTCGTCGAGGCGGCGCTGATGCGACGCGCCGGCTGGGGCGTGTGGATTGCCTACGATCTGCCTGGCAGCTACGAAGAAATGCCGCCGAACCTGCTTGACGAACTCAAGCGCGACAGGCGCTGGTGTCAGGGCAACCTCATGAACTTCCGCCTGTTTCTGGCCGAAGGCATGCATCCGGTGCACCGCGCGGTGTTTGTCACGGGAGCCATGGCTTATGTCTCCGCGCCGCTGTGGTTCATCTTTCTGATCCTCTCGACGTGCCTGCTCGCCAAGCACACGCTGGTCGTGCCCGAGTACTTCACCGCGCCACGTCAGCTATTCCCCGTCTGGCCCGAGTGGCATCCCGAGCGGGCGCTGGCCTTGTTTTCGGCCACGGCAACGCTGCTCTTCCTGCCGAAGATCCTCGCCGTGCTGCTGATCTGGGTGAAGGGCGCGAAGCGTTTCGGCGGTGCATTGGCGGTGACGGTAAGCATGTTCATCGAGATGGTGTTCTCCGCCGTGCTCGCGCCCGTGCGCATGCTGTTCCACACGCAGTTCGTGCTGGCTGCGCTTACGGGTATTGCGATTCAATGGAAGTCGCCGCCGCGTGAGGACGCCGAGACACACTGGGGCGAAGCGATTCGCCGTCACGGTCTGCAAACACTGATCGGGCTGGGGTGGGGCGGGGTCGTCTACTGGCTCAATCCGGACTTCATCTGGTGGCTCATGCCGATCGTCGGGTCGATGATGATCTCGATTCCTGTGTCGGTGTTCTCCAGCCGCGTGTCGCTCGGCCGCAGCCTTAAGCGCGCCCGCCTGTTCCTGATTCCGGAGGAGTCGTGGCCGCCCAAGGAATTGCGCATGACCGAGAAGTACACCGAAGAAGCGGCCAGGCGCATCGACTTCGTCGACGCCGTGATCGATCCGATGGCCAATGCGCTGATCGCTGCGAGCGTGGCGCCGACTCGCGACGATGCGAAGCGCGACGCTGTGCGCGCCGGCCGTGTGGAGGCCGCGTTGCTTAGGGGGCCGGCCAAGCTGACGAACACGCAGAAATGGGAGTTGCTCAACGATCCGCGAGCCCTCGCGGCGCTCCATTTGCTCGTGTGGACCGACCCGCGTGCTCATCGTGATTGGCGCGCCGCGCGCGCCAACGGGCTGTCGCAAGGGTTTCTCGCGTCAGCCTGA
- a CDS encoding LysR family transcriptional regulator, protein MNKLREIECFIAVVESGSFVKAAATLGISKTAISRYVADLEARLGTRLLQRTTRRLSLTEPGQRYVERCRQILAELDEADAMAGEQDGQPAGPLRINAPHTFGVLHLAPLWPTFLSQHPQVSLDITLSDRLVDIVDEGYDLAIRITRLPDSSLVHRRLAGTRMVLCASPGYLAQHGTPKHPSELAHHETVGYSYFSHRREWRFDGPDGPVSVRTRAKLIADNGDTCLAAGVAGAGILLQPAFLVQDALRNGQLIEFLPEYTQAETGIYAVYPSRKYLSAKVRALIDFLVEAFAMPGWRAIDRR, encoded by the coding sequence ATGAATAAACTTCGCGAGATCGAGTGCTTCATCGCCGTCGTCGAGTCGGGCAGCTTCGTCAAGGCTGCGGCAACGCTCGGCATCTCGAAGACCGCCATCTCGCGATACGTCGCCGATCTCGAGGCGCGTCTCGGTACACGCCTGCTTCAACGCACCACGCGGCGCCTGTCGCTCACCGAGCCGGGTCAGCGCTACGTCGAACGTTGCCGTCAGATCCTCGCGGAACTCGACGAAGCGGACGCCATGGCAGGCGAACAGGACGGTCAGCCCGCCGGCCCCCTGCGCATCAATGCGCCACACACGTTCGGTGTCCTCCACCTTGCGCCGCTCTGGCCAACGTTCCTCTCGCAGCACCCGCAAGTCTCGCTCGACATCACACTGAGCGATCGCCTCGTGGATATCGTCGACGAAGGCTACGATCTCGCGATCCGTATTACGCGCCTGCCCGACTCCTCGCTCGTGCACCGGCGGCTCGCCGGCACCCGCATGGTGCTATGCGCCTCGCCCGGCTACCTCGCGCAACACGGCACGCCGAAGCACCCGAGCGAACTCGCGCACCACGAGACGGTCGGCTACAGCTACTTCTCGCACCGGCGCGAGTGGCGTTTCGACGGCCCCGACGGCCCCGTCTCCGTGCGTACCCGCGCCAAACTCATCGCCGACAACGGCGACACCTGCCTCGCTGCGGGCGTGGCCGGTGCGGGCATTCTTCTGCAACCCGCGTTTCTCGTGCAAGACGCCCTGCGCAACGGTCAGCTCATCGAATTCCTGCCCGAGTACACGCAGGCCGAGACTGGAATCTACGCGGTCTACCCGTCGCGCAAATACCTGAGCGCCAAGGTGCGCGCCCTGATCGATTTCCTTGTCGAAGCCTTCGCGATGCCCGGCTGGCGGGCGATCGACCGCCGCTAG
- a CDS encoding flagellar brake protein, translating into METTEPQVTPAPTDEESQLHDSYRISNPLEIGGVLRHLATRGDFMTVYFANGQRQLVTRLLKVEPQARGFYFDWGGVETENRALLANKRALFVGVPEGIQVHFPIGDVEEREYEGYPAFYSSYPETLVRLQRRDYFRVKTPILDPYQCTIKFPDDSPMRLSVFDLSLGGVGLRTKSDVAAEIPKGSMLMHAEIELRDYGTVQVDLEVCAIRSVPLAKDVEYHIGCRFIALSRTAESRLQKLITQLELNRKAFARG; encoded by the coding sequence ATGGAAACGACAGAACCGCAGGTGACACCGGCGCCCACGGACGAAGAGTCTCAACTGCATGACTCGTATCGCATCAGCAATCCGCTGGAGATTGGTGGCGTGCTGCGTCATCTGGCAACGCGGGGCGACTTCATGACGGTGTACTTCGCCAACGGCCAGCGTCAGCTCGTCACGCGTCTGCTCAAGGTCGAGCCGCAAGCCCGCGGCTTTTATTTCGACTGGGGCGGCGTGGAGACGGAGAACCGGGCTCTGCTTGCCAACAAGCGCGCGCTGTTCGTGGGGGTGCCTGAAGGCATTCAGGTGCATTTCCCCATTGGCGACGTGGAAGAGCGCGAATATGAAGGCTATCCGGCGTTCTATTCCTCTTACCCGGAAACGCTCGTGCGCTTGCAGCGCCGTGACTATTTCCGTGTGAAGACACCGATTCTCGATCCCTATCAGTGCACCATCAAATTCCCTGACGACTCGCCGATGCGTCTGTCGGTGTTCGACCTGTCGCTCGGCGGCGTGGGCTTGCGCACGAAGTCCGATGTGGCCGCCGAGATTCCGAAAGGCTCGATGCTCATGCACGCCGAGATCGAGTTGCGCGACTACGGTACGGTTCAGGTCGATCTGGAAGTGTGTGCCATTCGTAGCGTGCCGCTCGCGAAGGATGTCGAGTATCACATTGGCTGCCGCTTTATCGCGCTCTCGCGGACCGCCGAGTCGCGTCTGCAAAAACTCATCACGCAACTTGAACTCAACCGCAAGGCATTTGCGCGCGGCTAA
- a CDS encoding LysE family translocator codes for MSLQTWWLFVVTVFFVSATPGPNMLLVMTHGARHGLRPSLGTMAGCMTALIAMMSISAAGLGAVLKAWPMLFDTLRYVGAAYLIYLGYKSWRSPVDAKEAAANLGAPALVADSSFGKLFKSGFLVAASNPKAILFAAAFLPQFIDPAAAKLPQFSILLGTFAVIEMSWYMVYATGGLRIAPYLREARVLKAFNRISGGVFMGFGALMAAVHR; via the coding sequence ATGAGCCTGCAAACGTGGTGGCTATTCGTAGTCACCGTTTTTTTCGTCTCGGCGACGCCGGGACCGAACATGTTGCTCGTCATGACGCATGGCGCGCGTCATGGCTTACGTCCGTCGTTGGGAACGATGGCCGGTTGCATGACGGCACTCATCGCGATGATGTCGATCTCGGCGGCAGGTCTGGGCGCGGTGCTCAAAGCGTGGCCGATGCTGTTCGATACGCTGCGCTATGTCGGCGCGGCCTACCTGATTTATCTCGGTTACAAGAGCTGGCGCTCGCCGGTGGATGCCAAGGAAGCGGCCGCCAATCTCGGCGCGCCTGCACTGGTGGCCGACTCGAGTTTCGGCAAGCTGTTCAAATCAGGTTTTCTGGTGGCGGCAAGCAACCCGAAGGCCATTCTGTTCGCCGCGGCGTTCTTGCCGCAGTTCATCGACCCGGCGGCCGCCAAGCTCCCGCAGTTCTCGATTCTGCTCGGCACGTTCGCCGTGATCGAGATGAGCTGGTACATGGTCTATGCCACGGGCGGACTGCGCATTGCGCCGTACTTGCGTGAAGCGCGTGTGCTCAAGGCATTTAACCGCATTAGTGGTGGCGTGTTCATGGGCTTTGGCGCGTTGATGGCAGCGGTGCATCGCTGA
- a CDS encoding hemolysin family protein yields the protein MENLLLIVAAILLVFLNGFFVAAEFGLVKLRQTRVQVIARQRGWRGRILAKVHGQLDTYLSACQLGITLASLGLGWIGEPAFARILTPLFAALGVTSAELIHALAFFIAFFTISYLHIVVGELAPKSMALRVPEAVSIWTAAPLYAFYWLMYPAIWVLNHSANRLLRWTGLDPSHGADAHYSADEIKLIMRRGASSEKLSRDDWNVVAYAIDFSDLTVSDLMHPMSEVAAFRRNATFEQNMDTAYRHRYSRYPFFDNDGETILGVVHLKDLFLAEHHGQSIEDLGSMARPVERVRPDMPARELFGRFRRGAPHFAIVGWPDQKPIGFLTLDNLLSALVGKIRDEFRQTEDDWTRMEDGTLIGRGSLPILTLERSLGIEIPSERAESVGGLIMDTLAYLPREGQKIDFDGFSVVVKKMQGPRIVLVRIYPDGVREARGEPPEHVAMPQRDE from the coding sequence TTGGAAAATCTCTTACTGATCGTCGCTGCGATCCTGCTGGTGTTTCTCAACGGCTTTTTCGTGGCGGCGGAATTCGGCCTCGTCAAACTGCGCCAGACGCGCGTTCAAGTCATTGCCCGCCAACGCGGTTGGCGCGGCCGTATTCTGGCCAAGGTGCACGGCCAGCTCGATACCTACCTCTCTGCATGCCAACTCGGCATCACCCTCGCCTCGCTCGGTCTGGGCTGGATCGGTGAACCCGCCTTCGCGCGCATTCTCACGCCGCTGTTCGCGGCACTGGGCGTCACTTCGGCCGAACTGATTCACGCGCTGGCCTTCTTCATCGCCTTCTTCACGATTTCGTATCTGCACATCGTCGTGGGCGAACTCGCGCCGAAGTCGATGGCGCTGCGCGTGCCGGAAGCCGTCTCCATCTGGACGGCAGCACCGCTCTACGCCTTCTACTGGCTGATGTATCCGGCGATCTGGGTGCTCAACCACAGTGCCAACCGCCTGCTGCGCTGGACTGGCCTGGACCCCTCCCATGGGGCGGATGCGCATTACTCGGCCGACGAAATCAAGCTGATCATGCGCCGGGGCGCGTCGAGCGAAAAACTCTCGCGCGACGATTGGAACGTGGTGGCCTATGCCATCGACTTCAGCGATCTGACGGTGTCCGATCTGATGCATCCGATGAGCGAAGTGGCCGCCTTCCGCCGCAACGCCACGTTCGAGCAGAACATGGACACGGCCTACCGGCACCGCTATAGCCGCTATCCGTTCTTCGACAACGACGGCGAGACCATACTCGGCGTGGTTCACCTGAAGGACCTGTTCCTCGCGGAGCATCACGGCCAGTCGATCGAGGACCTTGGCAGCATGGCGCGTCCGGTCGAGCGCGTGCGGCCCGACATGCCCGCACGCGAGCTGTTCGGGCGCTTTCGCCGGGGCGCTCCGCACTTTGCCATTGTGGGATGGCCCGACCAGAAGCCCATCGGTTTCCTCACGCTGGACAACCTGCTCTCTGCGCTGGTGGGTAAAATCCGCGACGAATTCCGTCAAACGGAAGACGACTGGACCCGCATGGAAGACGGCACGCTCATCGGGCGTGGCAGCTTGCCGATCCTTACGCTGGAGCGCTCGCTGGGCATCGAGATTCCGAGCGAACGCGCAGAGTCGGTGGGCGGCCTGATCATGGATACGCTGGCCTATCTGCCACGCGAAGGCCAGAAGATCGACTTCGATGGCTTCTCCGTGGTCGTCAAGAAGATGCAGGGCCCGCGAATCGTGCTCGTGCGCATCTACCCCGATGGTGTGCGCGAAGCGCGTGGCGAGCCGCCCGAACATGTCGCGATGCCGCAACGCGACGAGTAA